A single Methanosarcinales archaeon DNA region contains:
- the mpgP gene encoding mannosyl-3-phosphoglycerate phosphatase, with translation MSEKKYIIFTDMDGTLIDHNSYSYELALPALELIRKKNIPLIFCTSKTRAELDIYSKELDLHHPMISENGGAIFIPEDYFDFDFEYDKLSDHYKVIELGIQYEILQKNLKEICDEIKCKIIGFGDMDVEEVCKDTGLTLECAALAKQRDYDEAFRVISDPPKEVELEQEVLKRGFNYTKGGRYHHIMGNNDKGRAVRILSELYRKQWPDVKTIGLGDSLNDLPMLKAVDIPILVQKPDGSYDKSIDELFIKRGNGVGPDGWNRELINILK, from the coding sequence ATGTCAGAAAAAAAATATATAATATTTACTGATATGGATGGTACCCTTATAGATCACAACTCCTATTCATATGAATTAGCTCTCCCAGCCCTTGAACTTATCCGAAAAAAAAATATTCCTCTGATCTTCTGCACAAGTAAGACCAGGGCAGAACTTGATATTTATAGTAAGGAACTGGATCTGCATCACCCCATGATTTCTGAAAATGGAGGAGCCATATTTATTCCAGAGGATTATTTTGACTTTGATTTTGAATATGATAAATTGTCAGATCATTATAAAGTAATTGAACTTGGAATACAATATGAGATCCTTCAAAAAAACCTGAAAGAAATATGTGATGAGATAAAATGCAAGATAATCGGATTCGGAGATATGGATGTGGAAGAAGTCTGCAAAGATACGGGCCTGACCCTTGAATGTGCGGCCTTAGCCAAGCAAAGGGACTATGATGAAGCTTTCAGGGTGATAAGTGATCCTCCAAAAGAAGTGGAGCTTGAACAGGAAGTCCTCAAACGGGGCTTCAACTATACTAAAGGTGGACGATACCATCATATTATGGGTAACAATGATAAAGGGCGGGCAGTACGTATCTTAAGCGAACTATACCGCAAACAATGGCCTGATGTTAAAACAATTGGTCTGGGGGACAGTTTAAATGACCTGCCAATGCTGAAAGCTGTAGACATTCCAATTTTGGTGCAAAAACCTGATGGTTCATATGATAAGTCAATTGATGAACTGTTTATTAAAAGAGGAAATGGCGTAGGACCCGATGGATGGAACCGGGAACTTATTAATATCCTTAAATGA